In the Triticum aestivum cultivar Chinese Spring chromosome 2B, IWGSC CS RefSeq v2.1, whole genome shotgun sequence genome, TCAGGGTCAAATTGATCGGCGGTAAAGGAAAGGCCACAAGGCTTGTCAGCACCCTGTGCGAAGGCGATGAGATAGAGGGAGACATAGAAGAAGGCCACCTGCAACGACAAAGGACGTGAAGGGGAGTCGTTGTCGAGGATTGGTGATGGTTGATGAGCAAGGAGCGTGGATGCTAGAGTGATCATGCCGTAACCCTGCACATATAGGAGTAGTTTTGACTTGTGAGTGTTTGTGCAATTAATGTTCTAGTGGCAATCCTTAATGTGTAATGCACCTGTCATCAAAAATACTAAAAGCTAGCAGTAATAATCTGAAACAATATTGATTAAGGTACACCTGCTTTAATTTTTTTTTAACATTGCCACGCATTTTGGAGCAAATGTCTAATAATGAACTTTTGAGAAATAATTCAACTTATATTAATAGAGCATGGAATTAATATTATCTAGAAATGTGGATCTTATAAGGGTTGTAAATAGTGTGAGTATTGTGAAACTAAGATGTGATGTTTAGTTGGATGGCTAGGGGGAACTAAGTAGATCAGCTAATAACGTCCCCTGTGTCGCTCCCGTGCAGGCGACACGGGCGACACCCCCAAAAAACCACCCCTCCTCTCGGTCGCCCCGGAGGAAGCTATAGGGCGAAGCCGATGTGGTCGACGGGGACCTTGCTCGCGTCGAGGGGGTGTCCTTGGGCACGATAGAGTCTCCCCCGGCAACAGCGGCAGCGGCAATATTTTGGGTGGCTGCTCGGTTCCGACAAGTCAGGCCGGTGGCCTGCCTCCTCGTCTGTGTGTTATACTGCTGCCGCTCGAGCATGGTGCTGGTGTGTGGGGTGGGCTAGTGCGGCGTGAGTCGCCTGACGGCGGGCAGGCCGCTGCCTTTTCCGTCAGATTTGGCGCCTGGAGCCGCGGGCTGTGGGTAGCGCAGGGCCGGTGTCCTCTATTGTGGCGGCGATGGTGTTGGCTTGGTGGAGGCAGCGGTGTGGTGGCGGGCCTTGTGCTCTTATCGCATCATGACAATGTTCTTCTTGATCGATCCTCCTCGATATGGCCGTCGACGTGTTCCAGAACTACTGCCAAAGACCTTGCCCAAGGATATCTGGATAGGATAGTACCCGGTTGTGCGCGTCCATATCAGCCTACGTGGCTCCAGAAGGGCGTGGCACAAAGCTCTGTTATTTGTTGACACCATGGGACATGTCGACATCTCAATTTCCATGGCACAAATAGCGGTGGAGAAAGTCTTGATGGCTGAGATGGGAGGATCAGTATGGTGGAGGGGACCTTGAAGGTGAGGAGTCAGGCAAGTGTTTGAAAGCTTTCAGTAGCAGTAGTGTCAAGTGGGGGCGACAGCACTGGATAGTTTCTTTTTTGTGTGGTTCTCCTCAAGTGTTGAGTCGTGACTTTCACGATGAAAACCTAAGGTTTGGCCTTCACTCGTTGTGCCTGGCAATTACCGTGTTGAAGGTATTGTTTTGAGAGCTCGGTctttctccagggtgaaaacctaTGATCTTGGATCGGGCGAAGAAGGCGCTTGTGcactgtttccttcttgaaggcgtcactTTTGGAGACCTTTTATGTTTTTCAGGTGTTGTCTTTGGCGGTAGTTTGTGTGCTGCTGCTGAGAGGAGTTAATCACTCTGGCGAGgcctttgtttctttttttctttttgggcaatatGCATCCTGAATGTCTTTGTGACATCATGTTGGTGCAGAGCCTAGGTGCAATTGGTATTTTTAAGATAAAATATATTCactctttttttttcaaaaatcgaaTCCTAATTGTGCTGACTCTTGTCCACAAAGAAATAAAATTTAGGAAGTTACGCTTTGACAACTTTGAGCAAGTTTACAGAAAAATTACCTACATCTATGCCACTAGATAATATCATCGGATACATCATGACACATACTTCCATATTATGTTTATTTGGTATTATTAAAATGTTAATATTTTTCTTAATAAACTTGGCAAATCCTATTAGATTTGACTTTGAGAAAATGTGTAAACACTATGTTATGAAATGGTGGGAGTAGTAGTTAAGGAGAAATCTAACGAAAAATATGAGAGGGGAGATTAATTTCCTAAATAATTACCAGGACGTAGAGGGTGCAGGCGAGGATGATGGACCAGTAGCGGCCTAGCCAGGAGTCGGCGACAAAGGCGCCCAGCAGTGGCAAGAGCCTGGCCGTCCCCGCCCAGACGTTCACAGCCGCAGCCGCCTCTGCGTTGGAGTGACCGAGCGGTCCCGTCAAGTACGTGATCAGGTTAGCCGACACGCCGTAGTAGGCGAAGCTGCCGGCGCCCTCCACCACTACATATGCATCGCTATCTCGTTAGCATTTTTTGATAATGGATGCTATTATTTAATTAAAAATATCGCATCAAGTGAATACAAAACATAATGCCTCTTCATGATTAGGATGCGCATAGCCAACAAGGAAAAGGAAAATTTAAAGGACCTTTGGTGTCAAGCGAGACCGGCGACCCAGGGAAGCAAAACATCCACAACAACCCATTCATTGACAACACCCGAATGATGAGCTCCGTGTGGGTTTATCCACAGTAATGACTTTATCAAGGAAACGGTGCACGAATGCCATCCTCGTAGGATCCAACCGCCTAAGCTAGACCATGGGTTCTCACCCAAAAGAGAAAGGCCGAGTAAGCTTCAGCCAATGCCTCCGACAAGGGAACGTAAACCGCCAATTAATGCCATGTCACTTACAACCATAGATGGCCAAACCTATGGCTTTCACCTTGAAACTcgagaccttgaagagcatcacaaTAAACAAAGTCCCCTGTGTTGTCAGCACCAACTTGCCTGAGAAGAGGTACAGATTGGCATGGAAATCGCGGAACAGAGTGAACTGCACACACATCGAGCATTTCCTGAGACGCCAAATCTGCGGATCAAGACAAGGAGCGTGCTAACAACTACAGCGGCATGAGTCACACCGGACCATCACTGGAACATGACGGATGTCCAGCGGATACACATACACTCGATCATGTGGGAGGAAGGCATGGGGTGCCTATTAACGTGAAGCCGGACGTCCAAGTCGTGTGCATCCCCACTGAGcatccgccgcctccggctccatAGGATGCCCCACCGCTTATATCCATGCCGATGGTGACCACCAGAAGTACGCCAAATGCACAGTCAAACTAGCCAAGAAAAACGTGCACACCTCCTCCGCGGTCATACCAGTCGGGAACAAGACAAGGGATGTCGTGGGGCAGCTATCCGTCACCGGATCAAACCGGAGGAGATCCGTGGCCACCTAACCAATGTCCAATGCCAGAACGAGACACCGCGTGAGTTACCACCCAAAGACCACCAGCGGTGGCATGCGGCGTGCCTCCCAAAGGCCACTTAATGGATCGGAACTGCACTTAGCCATTGGCTGCCGCATCAGAATTTTTGTCCAAAATGACCAACGAAATTGACAAAAAAGACTAGCTCTAGATGAAATTGACAGAAAAGACCACCCCAGCCATGACGGCAGGCGCGCCAGCCGACGCGTGGCACGTGCCGCACGGGCTGAGGCGGCAGCACCTGCCGCCACAAAGCCAGGCGGCAGCCCACGAGTAACAGCCAGCTACACCCACGACGGAACGGAGCACTGCAAGGTGGGCCTTGCCGCCTTGTGGTGTGGCGGCAGGACTGTTCCTGCCTAGTGCGCGGTTTGTGTTTCCTTATTTCACTACGACTGCCTGATTGATTACACTGTTTCTTGTCAGCCGTCGTACTTGCACTGGCATGACCCGGCCACTTCACCAACCAACACGTAATGaatgatccatatcaactagacGTGTCGGGGCCATCCAAAAATAATCAGgtgcggccggccggccggcctcataGTGACGCGCCCTGCAGTAAACCACTCCATAGCATCCATATTATATAGACAGTACGGACAAACGCAGCAGGCAGGAGCAGTCATGCCGCCTCACCACCAGGCGGCAAGGCCCACCTGCAGTGCTCCGTTCCGTCGCAGGCGTGGTTGGCTGTTACTCGTAGGCTGCCGCCTGGCTTTTTGGTGGCAGGTGCTGCCGCCTAAGCCCGTTGCGGCATGTGCCACGCGTCGGCAGGTGCGCCTGCCGCCACGGCTGGGATGGTTTTTTTTTGTCAATTTCATCTAGAGCTCGTCATTTTTGTCAATTTCGTCGGGCAGGTGGTCCTTCTGGATCGAGCACCTCCGGAGCTCCACCACAAGGCGTTGGATCCGCTAGGCCCGATTCGCGCCACCACCGGACGCGCCACAGCAGCCCCACATATCGCCGGCGCCACAACCAGCCACTAGACGGCCGCCACACGCCCGTTCTATCGGCGCGCTAGGAGCCACCAAGGCACACAAGCCGCGCCGACCGCGGCGAGATCCGGCGGCAACATGCTGGCCACGCTAGTTCGGAAGCCACCAGGAACCGGGCCGTTTGTGCAAGATCTGGCCAAGACCACCCCAACGCGCGAGGAGCAGAGCACTCTGCCGGCGTCCGACCAGGACGAGCTGCCGCACGCGAGGTTAGCCACCACGAGCGTGAACCTCGCTGTGCGAATCCGTGTGCCGCAGCAAgggagaggcggaggaggagggaaCCGCTAGGGGCGGCGGCTCACGAGCCGTTTTTTCCTTCTACGGTACATACTTAGCTAAGTTGATCTAGTAAAATATTCTTATCCGTTAGCTGTAGGAGATGCAGTGAGTGCATACCGGCGACGAAGATGGCGGAGCGCCACCCGCCGGATGTGGCGTGGTAGACGGGGCGGCCGCGGAAGTCGGAGACGCCGGCCAGCGGCTCCTCCCTGGCCTCGAGAAAAGGAGCCTCGGCGTCCACCATTGCCATCTCCTGCTAGCTTTGCTTGCTTGCTCATGGCTTGTTGGGTGGGCGTATATATTTCTACTATTATCTTGAAGACACTTTCTTCCCCTGTCATCATCGCTTAGAGTTAATAAAAGCTTGCTTAATTAGCTGCTCAGAGAGACGTCCGCATAAACTAATTAATGTCTGCGTCAATGCGGGCACGTTGGATCACGTGGGTTAAGCACCAACGTGACGTGATAAACACCAAGAGACGGATCACTATTAACATGAAGACTTAGCCCATGTACGTACATCATCACGATTCACGAATGAAAAATGCAACCATGACGTACGAGCCTATGACGCCGGGAGAGGCAGGAGCCTGTGACGTACTTGACTACGCACGCTGCACTCAGCCACGCACTGAGTGAGGCAGATATCGCTAATCTCTTCCACAGTTCGTTCGACTCTGCGTCTCCATGCAGCGATTGGAATCAGATCCCTCCATCGCGCCGCCAACGCCCACCGAGAAGCGGAGAAGGGAGGGGGACGCCGGGAGAGCCAGGAGCTGTTGCGCCAATCCATGGACATGCTGCCGGCAATGGACACACCGCGGATGAGCGGCAACAACACAAGTGGAAAAATCAGGTGGTCAGCTTGGTAAGCTatcaacaaaaaattgcaatcactGAACAACACAAGTGCAAAAGGTAATTTGTTTTCACATTAGATTTGTTCATTGCCTTTAAAACCAAACAACTCATGGAAGTACTACTAGTCATCGACTCGTGCTTCTGAATGGGCTagggatttttatatcttaggaaAGTTTTAGTTTATGCATAATATTTCTGTCAATCCATTTTCTGAATATCATTGATCTTCACTTCTTCACTATTAACCCATGCATTCGCATAGGGTATAGATGGTAGATATATTTAAATTGTTTAGAAGAACTGAAAAAAATCTTGGGCAGGTGATTTTTCCGACGTGGCGTCACCAGCTCAACTGTGCTGCACGCTTGAGGTCAAAACATAAGCAGCTATGGAAGGTAGCGGCACTTGTTTTACAATGGTCTGACAAACTAATCATCCTGCAAAGTGACTGTGcacgtttttttttatttttagtaacGACCATGAAGGCTGATACATCGAGGAATTCCCCTGTTTTTTAAAGAAATCTAGAGTCTGAAAGGTATGCAAAATTTTATATTCTCTAAGATTATTAGAGAACAAAATAGGGTTGCAAATTATACGATAAATGTTTCACCTTGACTTATGCCCACTAAAACTGAGAATGGTTATTAAAAAACTGGGTGAAACGGTTCGGTTCTTGCTTTGGGTTTGATTGGTTCGGGTTTTATTGGGCTAAATCTTTTTTAGTTTGGTTTTGGTTTGGGTATGTGAAGAAACCAATTTGAGTATAGTTGGTTATGGGCTTAAACAGTTTGGTTATTAATGGCAATAAACTATGGGTCCAAACCGGTTTCTGGGCATTGGTTATGTGCAATAAGCAACGACGCATTAACAACGAGTATCTTTGATCCGCGTACATGCTGCGATGCACTATGTAATTCTGTATTATGGGGAAACACCACATGCAAATCGAATGTATTTGCTTGTGCTTCAGCTAAGCAATTGGTTTTAATACACTTGTCAGTGAGCTTTTCAGTCGTGGGCATTGTCTTTTTGACACTTGTTGTGTGTTGACCGTATCTCAACACTTTTTCCCAAACTATTGTAGATGCACTTATGCCTTTTCTATGTCATTTGCTTCTTGACATGTCGATTTGTGCAATCATATATACATTGAAGCAAACCCATAGTTATGTATTTGGTTTAAACCCACAGTTATGTATTGGGTTTAAATTGGTTTGGGTGGAAAAAAAATAGAGGGTTTAATTTTGGTTGGGCTGAAAATGGCATTAAACGGGTATGGTTCAATATGGTTTTGAGAGAGACATGTACGGGTATGGTTCAAGTATGGTTTAAGTATGAAACCATTCTCAGATTTATTGCACACTACTCATTATTTGTATGAAATTCAAAGTCGTGACTTGGTGCAACCTGTACCAAGTACCATGCCATACCATAGAACCGCACACGTGATAAGAATAATCTACAAGCTCATGGGATGAGGCCGTGGGTACGAAAAAGTTTCCACTGATATTGCAGTTGTCTCAATTTAGCCCAAGCAGTTATATAGTTGGGTAGGATTTCACCCTTGGGCTCATATATAGTGCGCTACCGTTCAGCAACGGAAAAGTCTCGTCGTAATGTAGAATGATAGACATGACAACACCTGGGTGTGCAGTCTAATAACAGCTTCTCCATAAGTTCATCTTAGCTTCACATGCATTAAAATCATGATTCATGAACATGTAGAGGGTATTGTAGGGTTATTTATGTTGTTTACAAATTGGTTGCTTCTTTACCTATAGTTTTTTCTTAGTAAAGGAAATGTTGTGTTGCCTTCCTGGCATACATTGTCAAGTTGTTACAAAGCCAAGTGCCAGAAAAACAATAAAATGAAATAGGTTTCTTAAACAACCAAAGATGCGTATTCTTCAAGTACCACATAAGTGACCAAAGGCCAATAGGGTGACAAACCGTTTGCAGATTATCCACTTCCAGTTCAAGGTTATCACTCTCAAAAGTCTCTCTTGTCCTTGTAGGTGTAGACTCTAGCGAAGCAGATGTAGAGCGCGAGCTCGGCCGCACTGAGGCCAGCAAGCAGCCAGTAGAAGTAGTCGAGGTGAGCGCGGTTGAGGTTGTCAGAGAACCAGCTATCACCACCGCCTTTGCGTGTGATGCGGTCAATGAGTGAGATGAGAGAGCCGCTGATGAAGCCGCCAATGCCAATCACACTGCAGTAGAGCGCTATGCCAAGGCTACGAAGCTCGCTAGGCATCTGGTCATAAAAGAACTCCTGCATCCCAACTATCACGAATACGTCGGCCACCCCAACCATCACGTACTGCGGCACCAGCCATGACCAGCTCATCGGGACCGTCGCCTTGGTGTCTTCAACCAGTTTATGCTCACGTGCCATCTCTAGCCTCCGGGTCTCCACCAATGCCGCCACGCACATCGCTGCAAGCGACACAGCCATGCCTGTGCCTACTCGTTGAAGTTGTGTCAGCCCAGATGGAGTACCCGTCAGACAACGAAGGGCCGGCACTAGAACACGGTCATAGAAGGGAACGAACAACAAGACAGATGCTGGCCAAAATGCCTGCAACATGGCCGGTGGCAGCTCTAGGCTACCAAAGATATGGCAATCTAGGGTGTGGCCCTGCTTGTTAAAAAGTGTCGTGATCTGCACGAACACCACACCATAAGCTAGACATGCAACCCAGATCGGCAGTAGACGTAAGACGCCGCGAGCCTCCTCCAAGTTGGTTGTGGCGTCTTCATCTTCATGCATGCGTCTTTTAGCATGGAAGGAGAAACCTGAGTTTCTGGCAAGCGTGATGAGACTACAACCGAGACGGATAAAGGGGCTGCCGGAGCCAATGATGGATGCGTGGAGGCGATATGTGAGAATACCAACGAGGAAGACGACAAAGGCGCAAATCATGACGGTGCAGAGCATGCCAAAACAAATTCCCCAACCAAGATTCTCCTGGATGTAGCTAACGACAATGATGGCGACAGCGATACCAATGGCTATGGAGAAGTGCCACcaattgaagaaggagctgcggGCGGCACACTCCCTGGGGTGGTCGGCGTCGAATTGATCGGCGGCAAAGGCAAGTCCACAAGGCTTGTCAGCACCCTGCGCGAGGGCAATGAGATAGAGGGAGATATAGAAGAAGGCCACCTGTGGTGACATAGGGTTAGAAGAAGAGTCGTTGTCGAGGGTCGATGATGGTCGCTGAGTCAGGAGTGTGGTTGCTAGAGTGATCATGCCATAACCCTGCATGTATATGAGTAGTTATTTCTTGTGAGTGTTTGTAGACAATATGGTCTAGTGCCACCAATTATATTGAAAGATAGCACACATAATCTGAAAGTACACCTATATATTCTGTAGCAAAATCTCCAAAAGAAATTTAGGGAAATAATTCAAGTGTTATTAATAAAGGAAGAGGAGAGCATGGAATTAATATTATCTAGAAATGTGGGTCTTTTACTAATATTGTGATTattaatatgtactccctccgtccgaaattacttgtcatcaaaatgaataaaaaaggatgtatctagaactaaaatacatctagatacatctccttttatccattttgatgacaagtattttcgggcgGAGGGATTAATACTTATTCTACAAAGTCCTCCACGCATTTACATTTAGTTGTATAGCTCGGGGGAAATAAGTTAAGCCATAATTGTACTACCTCCAGTCCACAAAATTATGATGTTTTGGGCATAGTGTTGTTCCAAAATTAAATCTTGAACCGTCAATTATTGTTTACAGTATGTGATCACTTGTGTTAGTGTGGTTGTACAAATTAGAAAATACTATTTGAGTACTACTTCAGTCTCCGCAGATAATTGATAGTTGCAAATTTTTAATAATAGGTGTACTTGATTTTTATTGTTTTGAATTATGACTCTATaatcaaaacatgaagaagaacgGTACATTTGAGAGATAACATATTTTGTATTTTCAATTATAGCAACATGACCAGTGTGGGCGCTCAACGGACTGTTCCGCGACAACAAGATAAACTGGTTTGTACTCCTCCTTACTCTAGTGTCGTTGATTATTGTCCTACTGTTTAAAACATCACAAGCATGCTCGCAAATGCCGGCACCCCTACCGACGACGAGGCCTCCTTCTTCAGTATCTTCCTGGCTCAACGAGCAGGTGGACAACAACATCTCCATCCTCATACCTTTTATGGACCCATTCCTGATGTTTGCTCGCAGACCCTCGCTGATGAATGTCAAGGAGATGAAGAAAAAACACCACCAGCACGCTCTTCACAAGTGCACCCGTCCGCGGTGAGTACATGGACATCGGCGCCTACTCGTACTTGGCATCCAAGTGTTATATACTCACCACCTGAGCGTGCGGGTCTATACTTGCCATTCAGGCCGTAGAGACGAATAAGCATCATTTTTACTGGTGAGTTGTTTGCGATTAATCTAGTTGTATCCTACATGTGCAATGTACAAGTGTCAACTGACATACCAAAATCTAGCACAAATAGTTTGAAACTATTTTGAAATACGGTGCGCATACATCCAAATGTAAAAATATACCGATATATATCTTGGAGCAAACGGCACAACTGTTATTCTGGAGAAATAATTTAATCCTTATGAAGAGGAGAGCATGCATGTAGGAGTAGTACGGATATTCTAGACCATATTATTCGAGGGGCAATCATTACTTAATTTTGGAACTAGAGTAGGTAAGATGTTCCCGCAAGAAAAAAAGAGTGGTGTTATTTCAGTGAGATTTAAGAGAATTTCATACTGTACACATTTTGAAGTAAGTTCAACCTATCATTAATTACACAACTAGCTCAACCTAGACACATCATCCACAGCAAAAATATTGTACACTTGGGTATCGTCGACGTATTCATTGGTTGAGTTGGGAGAAACTTACAAAACGTAAAAGCCAAAGAGGTATGGGATTCAAAGATCTTAAAGTTTTTAACCAGGCTCTCCTCGCTAGGCAAGCATGGCGACTTATTGCACATCCTGACAGCTTGTGCGCGAGAGGACTTAAGGCAAAATACTACCATGGGGCTGATCTACTAGACACGGCGTTTATTCATAATGCGTCGCCGGGCTGGCAGGGCATCATGCATGGTTTGAAACTCCTTAAAAAGGATGTATTTGGCGCATTTGCAACGGAAATAGTGTCCGCATTTGGAGAGACAATTGGATCCCGAGAGGAAACATGAAAGTAAACATAAATCCAACAAGCTCCCGAACTCGTTGGGTAGCAGACCTCATCGACCAGGAGAGTCATGCTTGGAAGGAAGATTACATCATGCGCATATTTACAAGCGAAGACGCAAATGATATTTTAAGTATCCGACTACCAAATTATGATGAAGAGGATTATATTGCTTGGCAGCCCGAAAAAAAGGGAATTTTCCGTTTCGTAGCGCATACCGGTTAGCCATGGACGAAAAGGATTCTGTGGTGATTGGGTCCAGCCACAATCCCCAAGGGGATCGCAATATTTGGAATGATATCTGGAAGATAAATGTACCCTCAAAAGTATGGACTTTTACATGGAGACTAGCAACAGAGTCACTGGCGGTTCAAACTAATAGATTTCATCGCATCCCATGCCTCACCCCAATTTGTAATGTATGTGGGGCCGATG is a window encoding:
- the LOC123047550 gene encoding protein NRT1/ PTR FAMILY 5.10; translation: MAVVDAEAPFLEGKEEPLAGVSDFRGRPVYRATSGGWRSAIFVAVVEGAGSFVYYGVSANLITYMTGPLGHSNAEAAAAVNVWTGTARLMPLLGAFVADSWLGRYWSIILACTLYVLGYGMITLATTLLTQRPSSTLDNDSSSNPMSPQVAFFYISLYLIALAQGADKPCGLAFAADQFDADHPRECAARSSFFNWWHFSIAIGIAVAIIVVSYIQENLGWGICFGMLCTVMICAFVVFLVGILTYRLHASIIGSGSPFIRLGCSLITLARNSGFSFHAKRRMHEDEDATTNLEEARGVLRLLPIWVACLAYGVVFVQITTLFNKQGHTLDCHIFGSLELPPAMLQAFWPASVLLFVPFYDRVLVPALRCLTGTPSGLTQLQRVGTGMAVSLAAMCVAALVETRRLEMAREHKLVEDTKATVPMSWSWLVPQYVMVGVADVFVIVGMQEFFYDQMPSELRSLGIALYCSVIGIGGFISGSLISLIDRITRKGGGDSWFSDNLNRAHLDYFYWLLAGLSAAELALYICFARVYTYKDKRDF